A genomic stretch from Desulfatitalea tepidiphila includes:
- a CDS encoding DUF1786 family protein, whose product MSQLLMIDIGAGTMDILCYDSSSGEHFKAVAPSPVRHLAWQIAQTSGDLVVSGVEMGGGPVTEALRQRAATDRVVISSSAAATLHHDMDRVRHWGLIVEEDAAVERLCGDPGYTAVRLSDVQPERIAQIISGLGLPMAFDAVALCAQDHGVAPKGVSHLDYRHNLFQEILDRPATPFDLLYHEDEVPGAFNRLRSMVSDARQLNAQAVYVMDSGMAAMCGAAQDAHAGNASPIIILDIATSHTVAAVMEGDQVAGFVEYHTRGMTLARLEELLVALADGRVRHDQILAEGGHGAYLRRAVGFERVRAIIATGPKRRLMADSALPVIWGAPWGDNMMTGTVGLLEAMRRRLGLAPIPYL is encoded by the coding sequence ATGAGCCAGCTTCTCATGATCGATATCGGCGCCGGAACCATGGATATCCTCTGCTACGACAGCAGCAGCGGCGAGCATTTCAAGGCCGTCGCTCCCTCCCCCGTGCGCCACCTTGCCTGGCAGATCGCCCAGACCAGCGGCGACCTGGTCGTGTCGGGCGTGGAGATGGGGGGCGGTCCGGTCACCGAGGCCTTGCGTCAACGGGCTGCCACGGATCGCGTCGTCATCTCCTCATCGGCGGCCGCGACACTCCACCACGACATGGATCGGGTGCGTCATTGGGGCCTCATCGTAGAAGAGGATGCCGCCGTCGAGCGTTTGTGCGGCGACCCCGGCTACACCGCCGTCCGTCTGAGCGATGTGCAGCCCGAACGCATTGCCCAAATCATCTCCGGCCTGGGGCTGCCCATGGCTTTTGATGCCGTGGCGCTCTGCGCCCAGGATCATGGCGTGGCCCCCAAAGGCGTGAGCCATCTGGATTACCGTCACAACCTGTTCCAGGAGATCCTCGACCGTCCGGCAACACCTTTCGATCTGCTCTACCACGAGGATGAAGTGCCGGGGGCCTTCAACCGATTGCGCAGCATGGTGAGCGACGCCCGCCAGCTCAACGCCCAGGCGGTCTATGTCATGGACAGCGGCATGGCCGCCATGTGCGGTGCGGCCCAGGATGCCCATGCCGGCAACGCTTCGCCGATCATCATCCTGGATATCGCCACGTCGCACACCGTGGCCGCCGTTATGGAAGGGGACCAGGTGGCCGGGTTCGTGGAGTACCACACCCGCGGCATGACCTTGGCGCGCCTGGAGGAACTACTGGTGGCGCTGGCCGACGGCCGCGTCCGGCACGATCAAATTCTGGCCGAAGGCGGCCATGGTGCCTATTTACGCCGCGCGGTGGGTTTCGAGCGGGTCCGGGCCATCATCGCCACCGGCCCCAAACGCCGCCTCATGGCCGATTCGGCCCTGCCGGTGATTTGGGGCGCCCCCTGGGGGGACAACATGATGACCGGAACGGTCGGCCTGCTGGAGGCCATGCGCCGAAGGCTCGGCCTGGCGCCCATTCCATATCTATAA
- a CDS encoding MarC family protein encodes MQDFWLCFVPLFVAVDAIGVLPIYIALTDDLDPRIQRAVLVQSIATATAVSLVFLMFGPALLTFLGVTVADFMIAGGSLLFAISLSDLITGEKKRRQADAQSLGAVPIGIPLLAGPALLTTCIVLANAYGKSLTAAAVIANLLIAGVIFMFAEPVTRILGRNGTRSASKISSLFLAAIAVMLVRKGLIEALAASAP; translated from the coding sequence ATGCAAGATTTCTGGCTCTGCTTCGTCCCCCTGTTTGTAGCCGTGGATGCCATCGGCGTGCTGCCGATCTACATCGCCCTGACAGACGACCTCGACCCGCGCATTCAGCGGGCGGTTCTGGTGCAATCGATCGCAACGGCCACGGCCGTGTCGCTGGTGTTTCTCATGTTCGGACCGGCGCTGCTGACCTTTCTCGGCGTGACGGTGGCCGATTTCATGATCGCCGGTGGTAGCCTGCTCTTTGCCATCTCCCTGAGCGATCTGATCACCGGAGAGAAAAAGAGGCGCCAGGCGGACGCGCAAAGCCTCGGAGCCGTGCCCATCGGGATCCCCTTGCTGGCCGGGCCGGCCCTGCTGACCACCTGCATCGTACTGGCCAACGCGTATGGCAAAAGCTTGACCGCAGCCGCCGTCATCGCCAACCTGCTGATCGCGGGAGTGATCTTCATGTTCGCCGAACCGGTCACGCGCATCCTGGGCCGAAACGGCACCCGCAGTGCATCGAAAATTTCGAGCCTCTTTCTGGCGGCCATCGCCGTGATGCTGGTCCGAAAAGGTTTGATCGAAGCGCTGGCCGCCAGCGCACCTTGA
- a CDS encoding AMP-binding protein, translating into MSVYDLTLYDIICRNARLYPERIAWLEAEENRAMTFAEYQASVERMASGLTAAGCCKGDRIGVIGKNCLAYLVLYGAAAALGAIVVPINWRLSVDEMAYNLNDVQVRFLFADGEDPEAMEAVAAKLGRDTKCYNLQARNGPFRDLVDAPLPEGGLPSRAVSADDGLVIIHTAAVAGRPRGALLSHYNLLCANAQLMQQIHLTQDDVHLNPLPMFHIAGLGMAFCCFHGGMLNINMRKFDAAQAARLIAEHKASVLFAFAPMMQTLLAHVADSGEDISSLRAVLGIDRPEVIARYQEMTGGSFYSLFGQTETSLVVTMSPFSERPGSAGRPMPLIDVQLMDDNDRPVPTGQAGEIAVRGPMVFKGYWGLDDENAYTFRNGWHHTGDVGRFDEDGYLWYVARKAEKELIKPGGENVYPAEVEKVILEHPAVAAVVVFGVPDPKWTEGIKAVCRLKSGGSLTAKALIEFVGGRIARYKKPQYVQFVDELPLAADGSPDRVKVKKLYGGPQA; encoded by the coding sequence ATGAGTGTCTATGATTTGACCCTGTATGATATCATTTGCCGCAATGCGCGGCTCTATCCGGAACGCATCGCCTGGCTGGAGGCCGAAGAAAATCGGGCCATGACCTTCGCGGAGTACCAGGCGTCGGTCGAGCGCATGGCCTCGGGGTTGACGGCCGCCGGGTGCTGCAAGGGCGATCGTATCGGCGTAATCGGTAAAAATTGCCTCGCTTATCTCGTCCTATACGGCGCGGCCGCTGCCTTGGGCGCGATCGTCGTGCCCATCAATTGGCGGTTGTCCGTGGATGAGATGGCCTACAACCTCAACGACGTTCAGGTGCGCTTTCTGTTTGCCGACGGGGAAGACCCTGAAGCGATGGAGGCGGTTGCGGCCAAGCTCGGGCGCGACACCAAATGTTACAACCTGCAGGCCCGGAACGGCCCCTTCAGGGACCTCGTCGACGCGCCCCTGCCCGAAGGGGGGCTGCCGTCCCGGGCGGTTTCGGCCGACGACGGGCTGGTGATCATCCATACCGCGGCCGTGGCCGGGCGACCTCGCGGGGCTCTGCTCAGCCATTATAACCTGCTGTGCGCCAATGCCCAGTTGATGCAGCAGATCCATCTGACCCAAGACGATGTTCACCTCAATCCCTTGCCCATGTTTCATATCGCCGGCCTGGGTATGGCGTTCTGTTGTTTCCATGGCGGGATGCTCAATATCAACATGCGCAAATTCGATGCCGCCCAGGCCGCCCGCTTGATTGCCGAGCACAAGGCGAGCGTGCTGTTCGCCTTTGCGCCCATGATGCAGACCCTCCTGGCCCACGTGGCCGATAGCGGTGAGGATATCAGCTCCTTGCGGGCCGTGTTGGGGATCGACAGGCCAGAGGTCATCGCGCGCTACCAGGAGATGACCGGCGGTTCGTTTTACAGTCTCTTCGGACAGACCGAAACCTCCCTCGTGGTCACCATGAGTCCTTTCAGCGAGCGTCCAGGATCGGCCGGCCGGCCGATGCCCCTCATCGATGTCCAGTTAATGGACGACAACGACCGGCCTGTACCTACCGGTCAGGCCGGAGAGATCGCCGTGCGCGGTCCTATGGTGTTCAAGGGGTATTGGGGGCTGGACGATGAAAATGCCTACACCTTTCGCAACGGGTGGCACCATACCGGCGATGTGGGCCGTTTCGATGAGGACGGCTACCTGTGGTACGTGGCCCGCAAGGCCGAAAAGGAGCTGATCAAACCAGGCGGGGAGAATGTCTATCCGGCCGAAGTGGAGAAGGTGATCCTCGAACATCCCGCTGTGGCAGCCGTGGTGGTCTTTGGTGTACCCGATCCCAAGTGGACCGAAGGCATCAAGGCGGTGTGCCGCCTGAAATCCGGCGGATCTCTGACCGCGAAGGCGCTGATCGAATTCGTCGGGGGGCGCATTGCCCGTTATAAAAAGCCCCAATACGTGCAATTCGTGGATGAGCTGCCGCTGGCGGCGGACGGTTCACCCGATCGCGTCAAGGTCAAGAAGCTATACGGCGGGCCCCAGGCCTGA
- a CDS encoding universal stress protein — protein sequence MKLLVAYNGSPPSQRALELACEKAKTNADALVYVVTSMEGGSNETLEDIQAVEEKLERAKDYLLQFHISCETLQLARGLTPGEDLVKFAEDNGVDHIYIGIEKKSRTRKLLLGSTAQFIILRGPCPVTTTK from the coding sequence ATGAAATTGTTGGTTGCCTACAATGGCTCGCCGCCTTCTCAGAGAGCCTTGGAATTGGCATGCGAAAAGGCCAAGACAAATGCCGACGCCCTGGTTTACGTGGTGACTTCCATGGAGGGGGGCAGTAACGAGACCTTGGAGGATATCCAGGCAGTGGAAGAAAAATTGGAGCGGGCCAAGGACTATCTGCTTCAATTTCATATCTCCTGCGAGACGCTTCAGCTGGCACGTGGATTGACACCCGGTGAAGACCTGGTCAAGTTCGCCGAAGACAATGGCGTGGACCACATTTATATCGGGATCGAAAAGAAGTCGCGTACCCGCAAACTGCTGCTCGGCTCCACGGCTCAGTTTATTATCCTGAGGGGCCCTTGCCCGGTGACCACCACCAAGTAA